GCACAGCACCAGAAACTGATCGCGATGCTCAATGAGCTGAACCAGGCCATGCGGAGAGGGAGTGGCAGGGATATCCTGGGGAAAATCATCAGCGGGCTGATGTCCTATACCGCAACGCATTTCGCAACAGAGGAGAAGTATTTTCAACGCTACGGTTATCCGGCCACCGCGGCTCACGTCCAGGAGCATCGAAATTTTTCCCGCAGAGTGGAGGAGTTCAAGCAGGGGTTCGAGGAAGGCCGGCTCGGTCTTTCGGTTTCAGTAATGAACTTTCTGGGATCCTGGCTGCGAGACCATATTCGAGGCAGCGATAAGGACTATGTCCCTTTTCTGAACAGCAAGGGGCTCAGGTAGAAACCTCCTTTTTGGCATTCAGACCGGTTCTCGGCATTTAAAATCCTTTGTGAAATCTTTTGGATAAACTATTATCTAGTTTTCATCCAACGGGTTGAATTCATTCCTGCAGACAGGGAGGCGGAATGCCTAAAGGCTTTGAACTGCACAGCCGGTTTTTGGGACTGCTGGAAAGGGTGAAAGGGCCCGGCGATCTGGAATTTCAGCTGGAACCTTTTATCGATGAAGAGTGGCAGGTGGCTGTGGCGACCACCGACAAGGATGGTCTGCTGACCATTCTTGCCGGGCTTTTGACCGCGCATGGCGCCGACATTCGATCCGGAGATCTGCTGACTCTGCCTGCTGAACCGGGCAGCCGGCTGCGCAAGATCTGTGATCTGTTTCGGGTGGTCTTATCACCGGGCGCCGATCCGTCTTCCCTTAAAGCCTGTGCCGAAGATCTGCAGCGGTACAATGTGCGCCTGGCTCTTGAAGGCATAGAAGCGGTGCGCGACGCCATCATAGAGCGGGCGGCCGTTCGCTTCGAAGCCCGGTCGGCCGGTCGGGGACGGTTGCTGCCGGTAGAGATCGACATCGACAACGACGCATCGGAGACCGACACGATTCTCCGTATTGTCTCCCGGGATATTCCCGGCTTTCTGTTTGCTTTCGCCAACGCCCTTTCTCTGCTGGAGATCAGCATCGAACGGGCGACCATCCGCACTGAAGGGCCGAATGTGCAGGACACTTTCTGGATTCGCGACCTGCACGGGCGCAAGATCACCGATGAGGATAAACTGCGGGAACTGCGCTTTGCCTGTGCTCTGATCAAGCAGTTCGCTCATTTGCTGCCTTATTCGGCCAATCCCGGTCAGGCCATTCGCCAGTTTCGCGACTTCGCCTCCCGGTTGCTGGCCAAACCGGAACTGGCCGCAGATTTTGCCAGCGTACAGGCGGTGGACACCATGCATACTCTGGCCGAGCTGATGGGTGTCAGCCGTTTCCTCTGGGAGGACTTTCTGCGCATGCAGCATGAAAATCTCTTCCCGCTGATTCGCAATCGGACGGAAATCGAAAAAGAAATCGACAGTGAGTCACTGGAGGCGGAACTTGAGCAGAATTTTGCGGGCTGCGATGATCTCGAGGAAAGGGTTCGGCGGCTCAACGCCTTCAAGGACCGGGAAATGTTCCGCATCGATCTGCGCCACATCACCCGTCTCATCGGCGATGTCAAGTTTGCCCGGGAGCTGAGTTCCCTGAGCGATCTGGTGGTCAGACAGGTGGCCGACCTGTCCCATGCCCGCCTCAAAAGCCGGTTTGGAACCCCCCGGGTTGACGGACGCTCCTGCCCCTGGGCGATATTTGCAGCCGGAAAATATGGAGGCAGGGAGATGGGGTTCGCCTCCGATCTGGAACTACTGTTTGTTTACCAGGAGGAGGGGGAAACCGACGGTGCAAAGACAGCGGCCAACAGCAGCTACTTCGAGGAGTTCGTCCGCACCTTCCTCAGGACCCTGCAGTCGCGGAAGGAGGGGATTTTCGAAATCGATCTGCGGCTTCGCCCTTTTGGCAGCAAAGGCACCCTGGCCAGTTCCCTGGCGGCCTTCGCCGAATATTATGCGACCGACGGCAGGGCCGAGCCTTTCGAGCGGAT
This portion of the Syntrophotaleaceae bacterium genome encodes:
- a CDS encoding bacteriohemerythrin is translated as MSLIEWSSDLSVNIAEIDAQHQKLIAMLNELNQAMRRGSGRDILGKIISGLMSYTATHFATEEKYFQRYGYPATAAHVQEHRNFSRRVEEFKQGFEEGRLGLSVSVMNFLGSWLRDHIRGSDKDYVPFLNSKGLR